A single Acetivibrio cellulolyticus CD2 DNA region contains:
- a CDS encoding outer membrane protein assembly factor BamB family protein, translating into MNFFKALLITNIIILILIVPSFIVLDKYLARHNDTSVSNIIASPENSDSGVIDLNNEEPVATPSTAPTEKTISIPDELLPTYHGFKWEVLKDKDWIDTEKNISFPNPEKYNIIEGVTTFRGNNFRNAPSYGTAQVNEKKLEKVWSIKIGYIDVWTGVGWNGQPAIVKWSDDIRTKMNIVENKKNKTNLKEVIYGTLDGKIYFLDLDNGESTRNPINIGYPIKGSVSVDPRGLPLLYSGQGIEKRGGVTGKIGFRIFSLIDQKMLYFINGLENSAYRHWGAFDSTPLVDTKNDTLYECGENGILYSVKLNSNFDLSAGSVSINPEVLRYRYKSPSVKKLGTENSIAIYKNFSYFVDNSGYLQCVDLNTLSPVWVRNVTDDTDSTIAIEDLGGSNVSLYTACEVDHQGKNGYSYVRKINALTGELIWENKYQCTFSETNGGALASPIVGKNDISNLVIFNIAKSWNTNGGKLIAFDKETGKEVWLINMDRYCWSSPVDIYTKDGKSYIIQCDSGGYMHLIEGQTGNILDRIPLGGNVEGSPAVYDDMIVVGTRGQKIWGIKVK; encoded by the coding sequence ATGAATTTTTTTAAGGCGTTACTTATAACAAATATCATTATATTGATATTGATTGTTCCAAGTTTTATTGTACTTGATAAATACCTTGCCAGACACAATGATACTTCTGTCTCTAATATAATTGCATCACCTGAAAATAGTGACAGCGGCGTTATCGACCTAAATAATGAAGAACCTGTTGCTACCCCATCTACTGCTCCTACCGAAAAAACCATTTCCATTCCAGATGAACTCCTCCCAACTTATCACGGTTTTAAATGGGAAGTTTTAAAGGATAAGGATTGGATAGATACTGAAAAAAACATAAGTTTTCCAAACCCTGAAAAGTACAATATTATCGAAGGAGTTACAACTTTTAGAGGAAACAATTTTAGGAATGCCCCAAGCTATGGTACGGCTCAGGTTAATGAAAAGAAGCTTGAAAAGGTATGGAGCATCAAGATAGGTTATATTGACGTTTGGACAGGGGTTGGTTGGAATGGTCAGCCTGCTATAGTCAAGTGGAGTGACGATATTCGCACAAAAATGAACATAGTCGAAAATAAAAAAAATAAGACAAATTTGAAGGAAGTTATTTATGGCACTCTTGACGGAAAAATTTATTTCCTTGATCTTGACAATGGCGAAAGTACCAGAAACCCGATTAATATAGGTTATCCTATAAAAGGCAGCGTTAGCGTTGACCCTCGCGGATTGCCTCTTTTGTATTCAGGTCAAGGTATTGAAAAGAGAGGCGGCGTAACTGGAAAAATTGGTTTTAGGATATTCAGCCTCATTGACCAGAAAATGCTTTATTTTATAAATGGATTAGAAAACAGTGCATACAGGCATTGGGGTGCCTTCGATTCAACTCCCCTGGTGGATACTAAAAATGATACATTATATGAATGCGGTGAAAATGGAATTCTTTACTCAGTAAAGTTAAATAGCAATTTTGATCTTAGTGCAGGATCTGTTTCAATTAATCCTGAAGTTCTAAGATATAGATACAAATCACCTTCTGTTAAAAAGCTAGGAACCGAAAACTCCATTGCAATATATAAGAACTTTTCTTATTTTGTAGACAACAGCGGATATTTGCAGTGTGTTGACCTTAATACCCTAAGCCCTGTATGGGTAAGAAATGTAACCGATGATACAGACAGCACAATAGCAATTGAGGATCTTGGAGGTTCAAATGTGTCGTTATATACAGCTTGTGAAGTTGATCATCAGGGAAAGAACGGTTACAGCTATGTACGAAAAATCAATGCTTTGACCGGTGAGCTGATTTGGGAAAATAAATATCAATGTACTTTTAGTGAAACGAACGGTGGAGCTCTTGCATCTCCTATTGTAGGGAAAAATGACATAAGCAATCTGGTAATATTCAACATCGCTAAATCCTGGAATACAAACGGCGGTAAGCTGATAGCCTTTGATAAAGAAACAGGAAAAGAAGTATGGCTAATCAATATGGATCGCTATTGCTGGAGTTCACCTGTTGACATTTATACTAAAGATGGAAAGTCCTATATCATTCAATGTGATTCAGGCGGGTATATGCATCTTATAGAAGGCCAAACCGGTAATATTCTTGATAGAATTCCCCTTGGTGGAAATGTAGAGGGATCACCTGCTGTTTATGATGATATGATCGTTGTAGGTACACGCGGTCAAAAGATTTGGGGTATCAAAGTGAAATAA
- a CDS encoding pyridoxal phosphate-dependent aminotransferase, giving the protein MELSKKALSISPSSTLAIDAKAKKMKADGIDIIGFGAGEPDFDTPEHIKAAAIKAINDGFTKYTPASGTLELKQAICNKFKKDNGLDYKPANIVISNGAKHSLVNAFQAILNPGDEVIIPAPFWVSYPEMVKIADGVPVILNSTEEEGFKFSVDKLEKAITAKTKAIVINSPSNPTGMIYTEDELRAIADLAVSKEIFIVSDEIYEKLIYDGYKHISIASFNDKIKDLTIIVNGVSKSYSMTGWRIGYTASNEKIATIMGNVQSHATSNPNSIAQKAAQAGLEGPEDVMNMMVAEFAKRRDYMVERINSIDGISCINPNGAFYVMMNISKIIGKEFAGVKINGSDDFANVLLEKANVALVPGSGFGTDIHVRLSYATSLENIKEGLNRIENFLNK; this is encoded by the coding sequence ATGGAACTTTCAAAAAAGGCACTTTCAATAAGTCCATCATCAACACTTGCCATAGATGCAAAAGCAAAAAAAATGAAAGCTGACGGAATTGATATCATAGGTTTTGGAGCAGGTGAACCTGATTTTGATACCCCAGAACATATAAAAGCTGCTGCAATAAAAGCAATTAATGATGGTTTTACAAAATATACGCCGGCTTCAGGTACTTTGGAGTTAAAGCAAGCTATATGCAATAAGTTTAAGAAGGATAACGGACTTGACTACAAGCCTGCTAACATTGTAATAAGTAATGGTGCAAAGCATTCATTAGTAAATGCTTTTCAGGCTATTTTAAATCCTGGAGATGAAGTAATAATACCTGCACCGTTCTGGGTTAGCTATCCTGAAATGGTAAAGATAGCTGATGGCGTTCCTGTAATACTTAATAGTACTGAAGAAGAAGGATTTAAGTTCAGTGTAGATAAATTGGAAAAGGCTATAACTGCAAAAACAAAAGCAATTGTAATAAACAGCCCAAGTAACCCTACAGGTATGATATATACAGAAGATGAGCTTAGAGCTATTGCTGATCTTGCTGTTAGCAAGGAAATATTTATTGTATCTGATGAAATCTATGAAAAGCTCATTTATGATGGATACAAACACATAAGTATTGCTTCATTCAACGATAAAATAAAAGATTTAACAATCATTGTTAACGGTGTATCAAAATCGTATTCAATGACAGGTTGGAGAATAGGTTATACAGCTTCTAACGAAAAAATTGCAACTATCATGGGCAATGTTCAGAGCCATGCAACATCAAATCCTAACTCAATAGCACAAAAGGCTGCACAGGCAGGATTAGAAGGACCTGAAGATGTTATGAATATGATGGTAGCTGAATTTGCTAAGAGAAGAGACTACATGGTTGAAAGGATAAACTCAATTGACGGAATATCCTGTATAAATCCAAACGGTGCATTCTATGTTATGATGAATATTTCAAAGATAATCGGAAAAGAATTTGCTGGAGTTAAGATAAATGGTTCCGATGATTTTGCAAATGTGCTGCTTGAAAAAGCAAATGTTGCATTAGTCCCAGGTTCAGGCTTTGGAACTGATATTCACGTAAGGCTTTCTTATGCAACTTCACTTGAAAATATAAAAGAAGGATTAAATAGAATTGAAAATTTCTTAAATAAATAA
- a CDS encoding 4'-phosphopantetheinyl transferase family protein encodes MKIYTVRINTQIEKHIFDELLSLTSKEEQERIGRFRKFEDALRGLTSNILLRYIIASSLGRKNNCIYFSKSEYGKPYIAGNENFHFNLSHSGDWVVCAVDNMPVGIDVEKIHDVDLNLSARFFSEEEHSYLITLDEKERREAFFELWTLKESYIKADGRGLSIPLNSFSFTIIGKSITFKTTNQLKECYFKQYEINNSYKLAVCALNSGFPESLTDISFEELYKLANVHLL; translated from the coding sequence TTGAAGATATATACTGTCAGAATTAATACGCAAATTGAAAAACATATTTTTGATGAACTACTTTCTCTTACTTCCAAAGAGGAGCAGGAAAGAATAGGGAGGTTTAGGAAATTTGAAGATGCCCTAAGGGGGCTTACTTCCAATATTCTTTTAAGGTATATTATTGCATCTTCGCTTGGAAGGAAAAACAATTGTATTTATTTTAGCAAATCAGAATATGGTAAGCCATATATTGCAGGGAATGAAAATTTTCACTTTAATTTATCACATTCCGGGGATTGGGTAGTTTGTGCAGTTGACAATATGCCTGTTGGGATTGATGTTGAAAAAATTCATGATGTGGATTTAAACTTGTCAGCAAGATTTTTTTCTGAAGAGGAGCATTCTTACCTAATTACTTTAGATGAAAAAGAAAGAAGGGAAGCATTTTTTGAACTATGGACTCTGAAAGAAAGTTATATCAAAGCGGATGGTCGCGGTTTATCAATACCGTTAAATTCATTTTCCTTTACAATCATCGGTAAAAGCATCACATTTAAGACTACTAATCAGTTAAAAGAATGCTATTTTAAACAGTATGAGATTAACAATTCTTATAAGTTGGCTGTTTGTGCTCTAAATTCTGGTTTTCCAGAAAGCCTTACTGACATTTCATTTGAGGAGTTATATAAATTGGCTAATGTTCATTTGCTGTAA
- a CDS encoding GntR family transcriptional regulator yields the protein MINKYSNVPLYSQLKNLIIDKIDNGEYQPDSKIPSEQELCEIYDISRPTVRQAISELTNSGYLYKEKGKGTFVSKSKSTIDVKAYTGFADSILDNEVPGERNIVLMESVTNKEYRKLSDIFSISYTQTFDFARIIFVTKLENEIYSYNTSYIPLSLFPNIIEDVRNKKQSFDVLRGKYPLIPVKTKSSLEVIYTDPNEAQYLKVQPGQPLIKISNVIYSKSGQVVEYVVSKYRADKCKLTFENAK from the coding sequence GTGATAAATAAATATAGTAATGTTCCTCTTTATTCCCAATTAAAAAATTTAATAATTGACAAAATTGATAATGGCGAATATCAGCCTGATAGCAAAATTCCATCAGAGCAGGAGTTATGTGAAATATATGATATAAGCAGGCCTACAGTAAGACAGGCTATCAGTGAGCTTACCAACAGCGGATATTTATATAAGGAAAAGGGTAAGGGAACTTTTGTATCAAAATCCAAATCTACAATAGATGTAAAGGCCTATACAGGCTTTGCCGATTCTATTTTGGATAATGAAGTTCCAGGTGAGAGAAATATTGTTTTGATGGAATCTGTTACAAACAAAGAATACAGGAAACTTTCCGATATATTTTCAATCAGTTACACACAGACTTTTGATTTTGCACGAATTATTTTTGTTACAAAGCTGGAGAATGAAATATATTCATACAATACATCATATATTCCCTTGAGCCTTTTCCCAAATATCATTGAAGATGTTAGGAATAAGAAGCAATCATTTGATGTATTAAGGGGAAAATATCCTTTGATACCTGTTAAAACAAAAAGCTCTTTAGAAGTTATTTATACCGATCCCAATGAAGCACAATACTTAAAAGTTCAGCCCGGTCAGCCCCTTATAAAAATCTCTAATGTGATATATTCAAAAAGCGGCCAGGTTGTTGAATATGTTGTATCAAAATATAGGGCAGACAAGTGCAAACTTACTTTTGAAAATGCAAAGTAA
- the purB gene encoding adenylosuccinate lyase, giving the protein MKNTYESPLNSRYASSEMQEVFSPDMKFKTWRRLWIALAEAEKELGLNITDEQINELKSHKDDINYELAEAKEKEFRHDVMAHIHAYGELCPSARGIIHLGATSCYVGDNTDIIIMHEGLKLLKKKLVAVISKLSEFALKYKDLPTLGFTHFQPAQLVTVGKRATLWIQDLAMDLEEMDFVLSNMKLLGSKGTTGTQASFLSLFEGDNEKVKKLDKLIAQKMGYDKVFAVSGQTYTRKLDSRVLNLLGSIAQSAYKFSNDMRLLQNMKEVEEPFEKNQIGSSAMAYKRNPMRSERISSLARYVIVDTLNPAITASTQWFERSLDDSANKRISVPEAFLAVDAILNIYINIADGLVVYPKVIEKHILEELPFMATENIMMEAVKRGGDRQELHERIRVHSMEAAKKVKVEGGKNDLIERIASDSAFNLNIDELNSVLEPKNYVGRSPQQVEEFVIDVVKPILEANKDIDIKVELKV; this is encoded by the coding sequence TTGAAAAATACTTATGAAAGTCCCTTGAATTCAAGATATGCCAGCAGTGAGATGCAGGAAGTTTTCTCACCGGATATGAAGTTCAAAACCTGGAGAAGATTATGGATTGCCTTGGCAGAGGCTGAAAAAGAGTTGGGGCTTAATATTACTGATGAACAAATTAATGAATTAAAAAGTCATAAAGACGATATAAATTATGAATTGGCAGAGGCTAAAGAAAAGGAATTCAGACACGATGTTATGGCACATATTCATGCCTATGGAGAGCTTTGTCCAAGTGCAAGGGGGATTATACACCTCGGTGCAACATCATGTTACGTAGGTGACAATACAGACATTATAATCATGCATGAAGGTTTGAAACTGCTCAAGAAAAAGCTTGTTGCAGTAATAAGCAAGCTTTCTGAATTTGCTTTAAAGTATAAGGATCTTCCAACTTTGGGCTTTACGCATTTCCAACCGGCTCAGTTAGTTACTGTAGGTAAGAGGGCAACACTCTGGATACAGGATCTTGCAATGGACTTGGAAGAGATGGATTTTGTATTGTCCAATATGAAGTTGCTTGGTTCAAAAGGTACAACCGGAACACAGGCAAGTTTTCTAAGCCTTTTTGAAGGTGACAATGAAAAAGTTAAAAAACTTGATAAATTGATAGCGCAGAAAATGGGATATGATAAGGTGTTTGCTGTTTCAGGTCAAACTTATACAAGAAAACTTGACAGCAGAGTTTTAAATTTACTTGGAAGTATTGCGCAAAGTGCATACAAATTCAGTAATGACATGAGATTGCTCCAAAATATGAAGGAAGTAGAAGAACCGTTTGAGAAAAATCAGATAGGATCTTCTGCAATGGCTTACAAGAGAAACCCAATGAGATCTGAAAGGATTTCTTCACTTGCCAGATATGTTATAGTTGATACATTGAACCCTGCAATTACAGCTTCCACACAGTGGTTTGAAAGAAGTCTTGATGATTCTGCAAACAAACGTATCAGTGTTCCTGAAGCATTTCTTGCAGTAGATGCTATTCTAAATATTTATATTAATATTGCGGATGGACTTGTTGTTTATCCAAAGGTTATTGAAAAGCATATCCTTGAAGAGCTTCCTTTTATGGCAACAGAAAATATCATGATGGAAGCTGTAAAAAGAGGTGGAGACAGGCAGGAGCTCCATGAAAGGATAAGAGTACACTCTATGGAGGCTGCTAAAAAGGTCAAGGTTGAAGGTGGAAAGAATGACCTTATAGAGCGTATAGCATCTGACAGTGCATTTAACTTAAATATTGATGAACTCAATTCGGTTTTAGAGCCTAAGAACTATGTGGGTAGATCTCCACAGCAGGTTGAAGAGTTCGTAATTGATGTAGTAAAGCCAATTCTAGAAGCTAACAAAGATATAGATATAAAGGTTGAACTTAAAGTATAA